A stretch of Geotrypetes seraphini chromosome 2, aGeoSer1.1, whole genome shotgun sequence DNA encodes these proteins:
- the LOC117355278 gene encoding gastrula zinc finger protein xLCGF3.1-like, giving the protein MIRSTQGTNHIHSHQMIHTGYKPFSCAKCNISFTHLSHLKNHQMTHTGHKPFTCTECNKSFTRLSNLKKHQMSHTGYKPFTCTDFNKSFFRLSDLKTHERIHTGHKPYTCTECNKSFTQVSHLRSHQKIHAGYKPYTCTECNKSFFRLSDLKTHERIHTGHKPYTCTECN; this is encoded by the exons ATGATaagatccacacagggcacaaaccatatacatagccaccaaatgatccacacagggtacaaaccattttcATGTGCTAAGTGTAATATAAGTTTCACTCacctttcacatctaaaaaacCACCAAATgacccacacagggcacaaaccatttacatgtactgagtgtaataaaagcttcactcggctttcaaatctaaaaaaacaccaaatgAGCCACActgggtacaaaccatttacatgtactgattTTAATAAAAGCTTCTTTCGACTTTCAGATCTGAAAACTCatgagaggatccacacagggcacaaaccatatac atgtactgagtgtaataaaagcttcactcaggttTCCCATCTAAGAAGCCACCAAAAGATCCATGCAGgatacaaaccatatacatgtactgagtgtaataaaagcttctttcgactttcagatctaaaaactcATGAGAGGattcacacagggcacaaaccatatacatgtactgagtgtaattaA